In Sesamum indicum cultivar Zhongzhi No. 13 unplaced genomic scaffold, S_indicum_v1.0 scaffold00188, whole genome shotgun sequence, one genomic interval encodes:
- the LOC105179668 gene encoding uncharacterized protein LOC105179668, which produces MASAIIQCTKTSKFTPANVFLKANALPIQPAFLRVSRMHQMNGKRVVLGAFSAAGSSGANSEFNPYEVLGVNPLEGFDMVKAVYAKKRKDAERRGDEAAAAQLERAYDKIMMSQLTKRKKGETFGSFRVSKDIKYADKLPVVPWGPRFAKSEVKDVRINMAISAVFTAWIFIKRTAEYKPLQFLAFVFVYRIFEKLKAFEPPASPTFTEEGEDEGRMLRMGKRLLRSLALVFGCVAFASLGYTGVLNVIEFAGGYIPVFLFNNQELLVTASTALMLHVLASYYR; this is translated from the exons ATGGCGTCGGCGATAATCCAATGCACCAAAACCTCTAAATTTACGCCTGCTAATGTTTTTCTTAAAGCTAATGCACTTCCAATTCAACCTGCATTTCTCAG AGTATCAAGAATGCATCAAATGAACGGAAAAAGGGTGGTGCTTGGGGCATTTTCTGCTGCTGGAAGCTCTGGTGCAAATAGCGAGTTCAATCCTTATGAG gttCTTGGTGTAAATCCCCTCGAGGGATTTGACATGGTGAAGGCGGTGTATGCAAAAAAGCGCAAAGATGCTGAGAGGAGAGGTGATGAAGCTGCTGCAGCCCAA TTGGAAAGAGCATACGACAAAATAATGATGTCTCAGTTGACGAAACGGAAGAAGGGTGAGACATTCGGTTCGTTTCGG GTTTCAAAAGATATAAAGTATGCTGACAAGCTGCCAGTTGTTCCATGGGGCCCAAG GTTTGCCAAATCTGAGGTCAAAGATGTTCGAATCAACATGGCAATATCAGCTGTATTT ACAGCTTGGATTTTTATCAAGCGAACTGCTGAATATAAGCCTCTTCAATTTTTAGCCTTTGTGTTTGTTTACCGGATATTTGAGAAGTTAAAGGCATTTGAACCACCTGCATCTCCGACATTTACG GAAGAAGGTGAGGATGAAGGGCGAATGTTGCGAATGGGCAAACGGCTACTTCGATCTCTTGCATTGGTTTTTGGCTGTGTAGCTTTTGCATCTTTG GGGTACACTGGTGTTCTAAATGTGATTGAATTTGCAGGCGGTTATATACCTGTCTTCTTGTTCAACAACCAG GAATTGCTTGTAACTGCATCAACAGCACTCATGCTTCACGTTCTAGCCTCGTACTACAGATGA
- the LOC105179681 gene encoding cytochrome P450 87A3-like — protein sequence MEAYISSYLREISVDMSSVVFLVGTLITIYISHWIYRWRNPKCNGALPPGSMGLPLVGETIQLVIPSASLDLPPFIKSRMKRYGPIFRTNVAGRPVIITADPEFNHFLLRQDGKLVDTWSMDTFAEVFDQASQSSRKYTRNLTLNYFGVEALKGKLLPQMEVMVQKTLSTWSTQESVEVKSEAVTMSIDFAARQIFSGDLENAPLKISDMFNDLVEGLMSFPINLPGTAHHKCLQIHKKVREMMREVVRKRVAESERRHGDLLDHIIEDKNTESFLNEDFIVQLMFGLLFVTSDSISTTLALAFKFLAEHPLVLEELTAEHETILKNRADSDSTLTWNEYKSMTFTLQVINEVLRLGNIAPGFFRRALKDIPINGYTIPAGWVIMIATAGLHLNDNQFEDPLKFNPWRWKEIQPSTVAKCFMPFGSGMKQCAGAEYSRVLLATFLHVLVTKYRWALVKGGKIVRSPIIRFPDGFHYKISKRKK from the exons ATGGAAGCCTATATTTCCTCTTACTTGAGAGAAATATCAGTGGATATGTCATCTGTGGTTTTCTTGGTAGGAACATTGATCACCATTTACATTAGTCACTGGATCTACAGATGGAGGAATCCCAAGTGCAATGGAGCGCTGCCTCCAGGCTCCATGGGCCTCCCTTTGGTAGGCGAAACCATACAATTAGTCATTCCAAGTGCCTCTTTGGACCTCCCTCCGTTCATCAAGAGCCGAATGAAAAG ATATGGGCCTATCTTTCGAACCAATGTGGCAGGGCGGCCAGTGATTATCACAGCTGACCCGGAGTTCAATCATTTCCTCCTCCGGCAAGATGGGAAGCTAGTGGACACATGGTCTATGGATACTTTTGCTGAAGTGTTCGATCAAGCCAGTCAATCTTCACGAAAATacacacgaaacttgacattAAATTACTTTGGCGTTGAGGCGCTTAAGGGGAAACTCCTGCCTCAGATGGAAGTTATGGTCCAGAAGACTCTTTCCACTTGGTCAACTCAGGAATCAGTTGAAGTTAAAAGTGAAGCTGTTACG ATGTCTATTGATTTTGCTGCGAGGCAAATATTTAGTGGCGATCTTGAAAATGCACCGTTGAAGATAAGCGACATGTTCAATGACTTGGTGGAAGGCCTAATGTCGTTTCCCATAAACCTTCCCGGTACTGCACATCATAAATGTCTGCAG ATCCACAAGAAAGTCAGGGAAATGATGAGAGAAGTGGTGAGAAAGAGGGTTGCGGAATCCGAGAGACGTCATGGAGATCTACTTGATCATATCATTGAAGACAAGAACACTGAGTCATTCTTGAACGAAGACTTCATTGTTCAACTCATGTTTGGGCTGTTATTTGTCACTTCTGATTCCATTTCCACCACACTGGCTCTGGCATTCAAGTTTCTGGCAGAACATCCTCTGGTCTTGGAGGAATTAACT GCTGAGCATGAGACAATCCTCAAGAATAGAGCAGACTCAGACTCCACACTCACATGGAACGAATATAAATCAATGACATTTACACTTCAG GTGATCAATGAAGTTCTGAGGCTGGGAAACATAGCTCCAGGGTTCTTTCGTCGAGCATTGAAAGATATCCCAATCAATG GTTACACTATCCCGGCAGGATGGGTGATAATGATTGCTACTGCTGGTCTTCACCTAAATGATAATCAATTCGAGGATCCCCTTAAATTCAACCCTTGGCGTTGGAAG GAAATCCAACCGAGCACGGTAGCCAAATGTTTCATGCCATTTGGTTCTGGAATGAAGCAATGTGCCGGCGCAGAATACAGTCGGGTGCTTTTAGCCACCTTTCTGCATGTCTTGGTGACGAAGTATAG ATGGGCACTAGTGAAGGGAGGCAAAATTGTCCGGTCACCGATCATCAGATTCCCAGATGGATTTCACTACAAAATATCAAAGAGAAAGAAGTGA